A single window of Betta splendens chromosome 11, fBetSpl5.4, whole genome shotgun sequence DNA harbors:
- the grb10a gene encoding growth factor receptor-bound protein 10a isoform X1 translates to MALAGCPDYFLHHSNYQESMDSTSSHRPEELIVPGFRCSSNQNLPHHHDDDVDLEQLVNDMNSSMETDTALLLNNGLVHPAHQHHQHHQHHQHHHVHGQGQRHHTPPLPPASPCRERLRHSQPMHIQAVRCLQEEHQLRPASLPAIPNPFPELCSPAGSPVLSPIQTSDNHVRTIVKVWSEDGAGKVVEIPADMTARDVCQLLVYKSHCLDDNAWTLVEHHPIQGLERCLEDHELVVQVQASMSSDSKFLFRKNYAKYEFFRNPLNFFPEQMVTWCQESDGSIPQSQLLQNFLNSSSCPEIQGYLYMKEPGRKSWKKLYMFLRRSGLYYSTKGTSKEPRHLQLLSDLEDSNIFTIITGRKLHNAPTDFQFCIKPSKARSDCKELKMLCAEDEQSRTCWMTAFRLLKFGIVLYQNYNAPQQRKVNLSPLSAPVRSVSENSLVAMDFSGRTGRIIDNPVEAQSAAVEEGQTWRKRGQRMNVLGSPSPLHPSSLSTVIHRTQVWFHGRIMREEAHKMMIQQGQVDGLFLLRDSQSNPKAFVLTLCHHQKIKHFQILPCEEDGQVFFSLDEAATKFTDLIHLVEFYQLNRGVLPCKLKHPCTAVAL, encoded by the exons ATGGCCTTAGCAGGATGCCCTGACTACTTCTTACATCACTCCAACTATCAG GAAAGCATGGACAGCACTTCCTCTCACAGGCCCGAAGAGCTGATTGTACCTGGCTTTCGGTGTTCGTCCAATCAAAACCTGCCACATCACCATG ATGATGATGTGGACCTGGAGCAGCTGGTGAATGACATGAACTCGTCCATGGAGACGGACACGGCGCTGCTCCTGAACAATGGCCTCGTGCATCCtgcccaccagcaccaccagcaccaccagcaccaccagcaccaccatgTGCACGGCCAGGGCCAGCGGCATCACACCCCGCCCCTGCCCCCCGCGTCCCCCTGCAGGGAGAGGCTGCGCCACTCGCAGCCAATGCACATCCAGGCCGTGAG gtgcctgcaGGAGGAGCACCAGCTGCGTCCGGCCTCGTTGCCAGCCATCCCCAACCCGTTCCCTGAGCTCTGCAGCCCGGCCGGCTCCCCTGTTCTCAGCCCCATCCAGACCTCGGACAACCATGTACGTAcg ATAGTGAAGGTGTGGAGCGAGGATGGGGCTGGAAAGGTGGTGGAGATCCCGGCGGACATGACGGCCAGGGACGTCTGCCAGCTCCTGGTCTACAAGAGCCACTGCCTGGATGACAACGCCTGGACGCTGGTGGAGCACCACCCCATCCAGGGCCTGG AGAGATGTTTGGAGGACCACGAGCTGGTGGTTCAGGTCCAAGCCTCCATGAGCAGCGACAGCAAATTCCTCTTCAGAAAGAACTATGCCAAATATGAATTCTTCAGGAACCCCCTG AACTTTTTCCCCGAGCAGATGGTGACGTGGTGTCAGGAGTCTGACGGCTCCATCCCTCAGTCACAGCTCCTACAG AACTTTCTGAACTCCAGCAGCTGTCCAGAGATCCAGGGTTATCTGTACATGAAGGAACCTGGACGCAAGTCCTGGAAGAAGCTCTACATGTTCCTGCGGCGCTCTGGTCTTTACTACTCCACTAAAGGAACATCTAAG GAGCCCcggcacctgcagctgctgtcagacctgGAAGACAGTAACATCTTCACCATCATCACGGGGAGGAAGCTTCACAACGCCCCCACAGACTTCCAGTTCTGCATCAAG CCCAGCAAAGCGAGGAGCGACTGTAAGGAGCTGAAGATGCTGTGTGCAGAGGACGAGCAGAGCAGGACCTGCTGGATGACGGCCTTCAGGCTGCTCAAG TTCGGGATTGTCCTCTACCAGAACTACAACGCCCCCCAGCAGAGGAAAGTTAACCTCTCACCTCTCTCGGCACCTGTG CGGAGCGTGTCCGAGAACTCGCTGGTCGCCATGGACTTCTCCGGAAGGACCGGTCGCATCATCGACAACCCCGTCGAGGCCCAGAGCGCCGCCGTGGAGGAGGGACAGACCTGGAGG AAACGAGGCCAGCGTATGAATGTCCTGGGGAGCCCCAGCCCCCTGCACCCATCCTCCCTGAGCACAG taatcCACAGGACACAGGTGTGGTTTCATGGGCGCATCATGAGAGAGGAAGCCCACAAGATGATGATCCAGCAAGGCCAAGTAGACGG GTTATTCCTATTGCGGGACAGTCAGAGTAACCCCAAGGCGTTCGTGCTCACCTTGTGCCACCACCAGAAGATCAAGCACTTCCAGATTCTACCG TGCGAGGAGGACGGTCAGGTGTTCTTCAGCCTGGACGAGGCCGCCACCAAGTTCACCGACCTGATCCACCTGGTGGAGTTCTACCAGCTCAACAGAGGAGTGTTGCCCTGCAAGCTGAAACACCCGTGCACCGCCGTGGCCTTGTGA
- the grb10a gene encoding growth factor receptor-bound protein 10a isoform X3, which produces MNSSMETDTALLLNNGLVHPAHQHHQHHQHHQHHHVHGQGQRHHTPPLPPASPCRERLRHSQPMHIQAVRCLQEEHQLRPASLPAIPNPFPELCSPAGSPVLSPIQTSDNHVRTIVKVWSEDGAGKVVEIPADMTARDVCQLLVYKSHCLDDNAWTLVEHHPIQGLERCLEDHELVVQVQASMSSDSKFLFRKNYAKYEFFRNPLNFFPEQMVTWCQESDGSIPQSQLLQNFLNSSSCPEIQGYLYMKEPGRKSWKKLYMFLRRSGLYYSTKGTSKEPRHLQLLSDLEDSNIFTIITGRKLHNAPTDFQFCIKPSKARSDCKELKMLCAEDEQSRTCWMTAFRLLKFGIVLYQNYNAPQQRKVNLSPLSAPVRSVSENSLVAMDFSGRTGRIIDNPVEAQSAAVEEGQTWRKRGQRMNVLGSPSPLHPSSLSTVIHRTQVWFHGRIMREEAHKMMIQQGQVDGLFLLRDSQSNPKAFVLTLCHHQKIKHFQILPCEEDGQVFFSLDEAATKFTDLIHLVEFYQLNRGVLPCKLKHPCTAVAL; this is translated from the exons ATGAACTCGTCCATGGAGACGGACACGGCGCTGCTCCTGAACAATGGCCTCGTGCATCCtgcccaccagcaccaccagcaccaccagcaccaccagcaccaccatgTGCACGGCCAGGGCCAGCGGCATCACACCCCGCCCCTGCCCCCCGCGTCCCCCTGCAGGGAGAGGCTGCGCCACTCGCAGCCAATGCACATCCAGGCCGTGAG gtgcctgcaGGAGGAGCACCAGCTGCGTCCGGCCTCGTTGCCAGCCATCCCCAACCCGTTCCCTGAGCTCTGCAGCCCGGCCGGCTCCCCTGTTCTCAGCCCCATCCAGACCTCGGACAACCATGTACGTAcg ATAGTGAAGGTGTGGAGCGAGGATGGGGCTGGAAAGGTGGTGGAGATCCCGGCGGACATGACGGCCAGGGACGTCTGCCAGCTCCTGGTCTACAAGAGCCACTGCCTGGATGACAACGCCTGGACGCTGGTGGAGCACCACCCCATCCAGGGCCTGG AGAGATGTTTGGAGGACCACGAGCTGGTGGTTCAGGTCCAAGCCTCCATGAGCAGCGACAGCAAATTCCTCTTCAGAAAGAACTATGCCAAATATGAATTCTTCAGGAACCCCCTG AACTTTTTCCCCGAGCAGATGGTGACGTGGTGTCAGGAGTCTGACGGCTCCATCCCTCAGTCACAGCTCCTACAG AACTTTCTGAACTCCAGCAGCTGTCCAGAGATCCAGGGTTATCTGTACATGAAGGAACCTGGACGCAAGTCCTGGAAGAAGCTCTACATGTTCCTGCGGCGCTCTGGTCTTTACTACTCCACTAAAGGAACATCTAAG GAGCCCcggcacctgcagctgctgtcagacctgGAAGACAGTAACATCTTCACCATCATCACGGGGAGGAAGCTTCACAACGCCCCCACAGACTTCCAGTTCTGCATCAAG CCCAGCAAAGCGAGGAGCGACTGTAAGGAGCTGAAGATGCTGTGTGCAGAGGACGAGCAGAGCAGGACCTGCTGGATGACGGCCTTCAGGCTGCTCAAG TTCGGGATTGTCCTCTACCAGAACTACAACGCCCCCCAGCAGAGGAAAGTTAACCTCTCACCTCTCTCGGCACCTGTG CGGAGCGTGTCCGAGAACTCGCTGGTCGCCATGGACTTCTCCGGAAGGACCGGTCGCATCATCGACAACCCCGTCGAGGCCCAGAGCGCCGCCGTGGAGGAGGGACAGACCTGGAGG AAACGAGGCCAGCGTATGAATGTCCTGGGGAGCCCCAGCCCCCTGCACCCATCCTCCCTGAGCACAG taatcCACAGGACACAGGTGTGGTTTCATGGGCGCATCATGAGAGAGGAAGCCCACAAGATGATGATCCAGCAAGGCCAAGTAGACGG GTTATTCCTATTGCGGGACAGTCAGAGTAACCCCAAGGCGTTCGTGCTCACCTTGTGCCACCACCAGAAGATCAAGCACTTCCAGATTCTACCG TGCGAGGAGGACGGTCAGGTGTTCTTCAGCCTGGACGAGGCCGCCACCAAGTTCACCGACCTGATCCACCTGGTGGAGTTCTACCAGCTCAACAGAGGAGTGTTGCCCTGCAAGCTGAAACACCCGTGCACCGCCGTGGCCTTGTGA
- the grb10a gene encoding growth factor receptor-bound protein 10a isoform X4, with protein sequence MPSCSPDCCLFQAVEIVKVWSEDGAGKVVEIPADMTARDVCQLLVYKSHCLDDNAWTLVEHHPIQGLERCLEDHELVVQVQASMSSDSKFLFRKNYAKYEFFRNPLNFFPEQMVTWCQESDGSIPQSQLLQNFLNSSSCPEIQGYLYMKEPGRKSWKKLYMFLRRSGLYYSTKGTSKEPRHLQLLSDLEDSNIFTIITGRKLHNAPTDFQFCIKPSKARSDCKELKMLCAEDEQSRTCWMTAFRLLKFGIVLYQNYNAPQQRKVNLSPLSAPVRSVSENSLVAMDFSGRTGRIIDNPVEAQSAAVEEGQTWRKRGQRMNVLGSPSPLHPSSLSTVIHRTQVWFHGRIMREEAHKMMIQQGQVDGLFLLRDSQSNPKAFVLTLCHHQKIKHFQILPCEEDGQVFFSLDEAATKFTDLIHLVEFYQLNRGVLPCKLKHPCTAVAL encoded by the exons ATGCCATCCTGCTCTCCAGACTGTTGCCTCTTTCAGGCTGTGGAG ATAGTGAAGGTGTGGAGCGAGGATGGGGCTGGAAAGGTGGTGGAGATCCCGGCGGACATGACGGCCAGGGACGTCTGCCAGCTCCTGGTCTACAAGAGCCACTGCCTGGATGACAACGCCTGGACGCTGGTGGAGCACCACCCCATCCAGGGCCTGG AGAGATGTTTGGAGGACCACGAGCTGGTGGTTCAGGTCCAAGCCTCCATGAGCAGCGACAGCAAATTCCTCTTCAGAAAGAACTATGCCAAATATGAATTCTTCAGGAACCCCCTG AACTTTTTCCCCGAGCAGATGGTGACGTGGTGTCAGGAGTCTGACGGCTCCATCCCTCAGTCACAGCTCCTACAG AACTTTCTGAACTCCAGCAGCTGTCCAGAGATCCAGGGTTATCTGTACATGAAGGAACCTGGACGCAAGTCCTGGAAGAAGCTCTACATGTTCCTGCGGCGCTCTGGTCTTTACTACTCCACTAAAGGAACATCTAAG GAGCCCcggcacctgcagctgctgtcagacctgGAAGACAGTAACATCTTCACCATCATCACGGGGAGGAAGCTTCACAACGCCCCCACAGACTTCCAGTTCTGCATCAAG CCCAGCAAAGCGAGGAGCGACTGTAAGGAGCTGAAGATGCTGTGTGCAGAGGACGAGCAGAGCAGGACCTGCTGGATGACGGCCTTCAGGCTGCTCAAG TTCGGGATTGTCCTCTACCAGAACTACAACGCCCCCCAGCAGAGGAAAGTTAACCTCTCACCTCTCTCGGCACCTGTG CGGAGCGTGTCCGAGAACTCGCTGGTCGCCATGGACTTCTCCGGAAGGACCGGTCGCATCATCGACAACCCCGTCGAGGCCCAGAGCGCCGCCGTGGAGGAGGGACAGACCTGGAGG AAACGAGGCCAGCGTATGAATGTCCTGGGGAGCCCCAGCCCCCTGCACCCATCCTCCCTGAGCACAG taatcCACAGGACACAGGTGTGGTTTCATGGGCGCATCATGAGAGAGGAAGCCCACAAGATGATGATCCAGCAAGGCCAAGTAGACGG GTTATTCCTATTGCGGGACAGTCAGAGTAACCCCAAGGCGTTCGTGCTCACCTTGTGCCACCACCAGAAGATCAAGCACTTCCAGATTCTACCG TGCGAGGAGGACGGTCAGGTGTTCTTCAGCCTGGACGAGGCCGCCACCAAGTTCACCGACCTGATCCACCTGGTGGAGTTCTACCAGCTCAACAGAGGAGTGTTGCCCTGCAAGCTGAAACACCCGTGCACCGCCGTGGCCTTGTGA
- the grb10a gene encoding growth factor receptor-bound protein 10a isoform X2, producing the protein MALAGCPDYFLHHSNYQESMDSTSSHRPEELIVPGFRCSSNQNLPHHHDDDVDLEQLVNDMNSSMETDTALLLNNGLVHPAHQHHQHHQHHQHHHVHGQGQRHHTPPLPPASPCRERLRHSQPMHIQAVRCLQEEHQLRPASLPAIPNPFPELCSPAGSPVLSPIQTSDNHIVKVWSEDGAGKVVEIPADMTARDVCQLLVYKSHCLDDNAWTLVEHHPIQGLERCLEDHELVVQVQASMSSDSKFLFRKNYAKYEFFRNPLNFFPEQMVTWCQESDGSIPQSQLLQNFLNSSSCPEIQGYLYMKEPGRKSWKKLYMFLRRSGLYYSTKGTSKEPRHLQLLSDLEDSNIFTIITGRKLHNAPTDFQFCIKPSKARSDCKELKMLCAEDEQSRTCWMTAFRLLKFGIVLYQNYNAPQQRKVNLSPLSAPVRSVSENSLVAMDFSGRTGRIIDNPVEAQSAAVEEGQTWRKRGQRMNVLGSPSPLHPSSLSTVIHRTQVWFHGRIMREEAHKMMIQQGQVDGLFLLRDSQSNPKAFVLTLCHHQKIKHFQILPCEEDGQVFFSLDEAATKFTDLIHLVEFYQLNRGVLPCKLKHPCTAVAL; encoded by the exons ATGGCCTTAGCAGGATGCCCTGACTACTTCTTACATCACTCCAACTATCAG GAAAGCATGGACAGCACTTCCTCTCACAGGCCCGAAGAGCTGATTGTACCTGGCTTTCGGTGTTCGTCCAATCAAAACCTGCCACATCACCATG ATGATGATGTGGACCTGGAGCAGCTGGTGAATGACATGAACTCGTCCATGGAGACGGACACGGCGCTGCTCCTGAACAATGGCCTCGTGCATCCtgcccaccagcaccaccagcaccaccagcaccaccagcaccaccatgTGCACGGCCAGGGCCAGCGGCATCACACCCCGCCCCTGCCCCCCGCGTCCCCCTGCAGGGAGAGGCTGCGCCACTCGCAGCCAATGCACATCCAGGCCGTGAG gtgcctgcaGGAGGAGCACCAGCTGCGTCCGGCCTCGTTGCCAGCCATCCCCAACCCGTTCCCTGAGCTCTGCAGCCCGGCCGGCTCCCCTGTTCTCAGCCCCATCCAGACCTCGGACAACCAT ATAGTGAAGGTGTGGAGCGAGGATGGGGCTGGAAAGGTGGTGGAGATCCCGGCGGACATGACGGCCAGGGACGTCTGCCAGCTCCTGGTCTACAAGAGCCACTGCCTGGATGACAACGCCTGGACGCTGGTGGAGCACCACCCCATCCAGGGCCTGG AGAGATGTTTGGAGGACCACGAGCTGGTGGTTCAGGTCCAAGCCTCCATGAGCAGCGACAGCAAATTCCTCTTCAGAAAGAACTATGCCAAATATGAATTCTTCAGGAACCCCCTG AACTTTTTCCCCGAGCAGATGGTGACGTGGTGTCAGGAGTCTGACGGCTCCATCCCTCAGTCACAGCTCCTACAG AACTTTCTGAACTCCAGCAGCTGTCCAGAGATCCAGGGTTATCTGTACATGAAGGAACCTGGACGCAAGTCCTGGAAGAAGCTCTACATGTTCCTGCGGCGCTCTGGTCTTTACTACTCCACTAAAGGAACATCTAAG GAGCCCcggcacctgcagctgctgtcagacctgGAAGACAGTAACATCTTCACCATCATCACGGGGAGGAAGCTTCACAACGCCCCCACAGACTTCCAGTTCTGCATCAAG CCCAGCAAAGCGAGGAGCGACTGTAAGGAGCTGAAGATGCTGTGTGCAGAGGACGAGCAGAGCAGGACCTGCTGGATGACGGCCTTCAGGCTGCTCAAG TTCGGGATTGTCCTCTACCAGAACTACAACGCCCCCCAGCAGAGGAAAGTTAACCTCTCACCTCTCTCGGCACCTGTG CGGAGCGTGTCCGAGAACTCGCTGGTCGCCATGGACTTCTCCGGAAGGACCGGTCGCATCATCGACAACCCCGTCGAGGCCCAGAGCGCCGCCGTGGAGGAGGGACAGACCTGGAGG AAACGAGGCCAGCGTATGAATGTCCTGGGGAGCCCCAGCCCCCTGCACCCATCCTCCCTGAGCACAG taatcCACAGGACACAGGTGTGGTTTCATGGGCGCATCATGAGAGAGGAAGCCCACAAGATGATGATCCAGCAAGGCCAAGTAGACGG GTTATTCCTATTGCGGGACAGTCAGAGTAACCCCAAGGCGTTCGTGCTCACCTTGTGCCACCACCAGAAGATCAAGCACTTCCAGATTCTACCG TGCGAGGAGGACGGTCAGGTGTTCTTCAGCCTGGACGAGGCCGCCACCAAGTTCACCGACCTGATCCACCTGGTGGAGTTCTACCAGCTCAACAGAGGAGTGTTGCCCTGCAAGCTGAAACACCCGTGCACCGCCGTGGCCTTGTGA
- the grb10a gene encoding growth factor receptor-bound protein 10a isoform X5: MEIVKVWSEDGAGKVVEIPADMTARDVCQLLVYKSHCLDDNAWTLVEHHPIQGLERCLEDHELVVQVQASMSSDSKFLFRKNYAKYEFFRNPLNFFPEQMVTWCQESDGSIPQSQLLQNFLNSSSCPEIQGYLYMKEPGRKSWKKLYMFLRRSGLYYSTKGTSKEPRHLQLLSDLEDSNIFTIITGRKLHNAPTDFQFCIKPSKARSDCKELKMLCAEDEQSRTCWMTAFRLLKFGIVLYQNYNAPQQRKVNLSPLSAPVRSVSENSLVAMDFSGRTGRIIDNPVEAQSAAVEEGQTWRKRGQRMNVLGSPSPLHPSSLSTVIHRTQVWFHGRIMREEAHKMMIQQGQVDGLFLLRDSQSNPKAFVLTLCHHQKIKHFQILPCEEDGQVFFSLDEAATKFTDLIHLVEFYQLNRGVLPCKLKHPCTAVAL, translated from the exons ATGGAG ATAGTGAAGGTGTGGAGCGAGGATGGGGCTGGAAAGGTGGTGGAGATCCCGGCGGACATGACGGCCAGGGACGTCTGCCAGCTCCTGGTCTACAAGAGCCACTGCCTGGATGACAACGCCTGGACGCTGGTGGAGCACCACCCCATCCAGGGCCTGG AGAGATGTTTGGAGGACCACGAGCTGGTGGTTCAGGTCCAAGCCTCCATGAGCAGCGACAGCAAATTCCTCTTCAGAAAGAACTATGCCAAATATGAATTCTTCAGGAACCCCCTG AACTTTTTCCCCGAGCAGATGGTGACGTGGTGTCAGGAGTCTGACGGCTCCATCCCTCAGTCACAGCTCCTACAG AACTTTCTGAACTCCAGCAGCTGTCCAGAGATCCAGGGTTATCTGTACATGAAGGAACCTGGACGCAAGTCCTGGAAGAAGCTCTACATGTTCCTGCGGCGCTCTGGTCTTTACTACTCCACTAAAGGAACATCTAAG GAGCCCcggcacctgcagctgctgtcagacctgGAAGACAGTAACATCTTCACCATCATCACGGGGAGGAAGCTTCACAACGCCCCCACAGACTTCCAGTTCTGCATCAAG CCCAGCAAAGCGAGGAGCGACTGTAAGGAGCTGAAGATGCTGTGTGCAGAGGACGAGCAGAGCAGGACCTGCTGGATGACGGCCTTCAGGCTGCTCAAG TTCGGGATTGTCCTCTACCAGAACTACAACGCCCCCCAGCAGAGGAAAGTTAACCTCTCACCTCTCTCGGCACCTGTG CGGAGCGTGTCCGAGAACTCGCTGGTCGCCATGGACTTCTCCGGAAGGACCGGTCGCATCATCGACAACCCCGTCGAGGCCCAGAGCGCCGCCGTGGAGGAGGGACAGACCTGGAGG AAACGAGGCCAGCGTATGAATGTCCTGGGGAGCCCCAGCCCCCTGCACCCATCCTCCCTGAGCACAG taatcCACAGGACACAGGTGTGGTTTCATGGGCGCATCATGAGAGAGGAAGCCCACAAGATGATGATCCAGCAAGGCCAAGTAGACGG GTTATTCCTATTGCGGGACAGTCAGAGTAACCCCAAGGCGTTCGTGCTCACCTTGTGCCACCACCAGAAGATCAAGCACTTCCAGATTCTACCG TGCGAGGAGGACGGTCAGGTGTTCTTCAGCCTGGACGAGGCCGCCACCAAGTTCACCGACCTGATCCACCTGGTGGAGTTCTACCAGCTCAACAGAGGAGTGTTGCCCTGCAAGCTGAAACACCCGTGCACCGCCGTGGCCTTGTGA